A genome region from Planifilum fulgidum includes the following:
- a CDS encoding non-canonical purine NTP pyrophosphatase, which translates to MKLRFVTENVGKLEEARTVLSPLGIEVVHHSLALVEPVEGGIEDVCLEKLRQVRRTGLNRVMVDDAGLFLKAYPGFPGVLTKRIFDQIGYRGFMKLLSGESRQAWLEGTVAVLWDGKVRCFTGRTHGSIIEADPERLRPEPGFPFNPVFVPEGEERVLSELSPEKRLEHSYRRKALEQLAAWLKERTGRNDGEPAD; encoded by the coding sequence GTGAAACTTCGTTTTGTCACGGAAAATGTCGGAAAGTTGGAGGAAGCGAGGACCGTCCTCTCTCCCCTGGGCATCGAAGTGGTCCATCATTCCCTCGCACTGGTGGAACCGGTGGAGGGCGGGATTGAGGACGTTTGTCTCGAAAAGTTGCGCCAGGTGAGGCGAACGGGATTGAACCGGGTGATGGTGGACGATGCCGGGCTTTTTCTGAAGGCATACCCGGGCTTTCCCGGCGTGTTGACCAAAAGGATTTTCGATCAGATCGGATACCGGGGTTTTATGAAACTGCTGTCGGGCGAGTCGCGCCAGGCCTGGCTGGAGGGAACGGTCGCCGTCCTGTGGGACGGGAAGGTTCGCTGTTTCACCGGCAGGACCCACGGCAGCATCATCGAGGCGGACCCGGAACGCCTCCGGCCGGAACCGGGCTTCCCCTTCAACCCGGTCTTTGTTCCCGAGGGGGAGGAGCGGGTCTTGTCGGAGCTGTCGCCGGAAAAGCGTCTTGAGCACTCTTACCGGAGAAAGGCGCTGGAGCAGCTGGCGGCCTGGCTGAAGGAACGGACGGGTCGGAATGACGGGGAGCCTGCGGACTAG